The following coding sequences lie in one Monomorium pharaonis isolate MP-MQ-018 chromosome 1, ASM1337386v2, whole genome shotgun sequence genomic window:
- the LOC105837377 gene encoding tektin-3 encodes MQPITNMLMDACRTSYGLTTVPLKFPNLVTGFDRNPSHAARAALYMRYTRGDWTQNQVELYNEASASRNYSENLRKKTTCLIREIDEKVQKGQRESDRKLGERIIFWRNKVALELEKLIVENDKMQKCRHNLQTIIQNLEVQLHIAQECLYHRELRKGIDLVHDEVEKALLEEIETVRNCEKKLNQFTDKCTNQLTNGRAAQHQLQIDIQNEERTLGFDRVCHQMNNFSRGLQDYGSTETYPCTTGTESWMEVSNSIMKKSQTEQAKSCKLRSDTDSVINAVSYETFKAWVETNKALDKRVAEMLEAKKKLQMHLQKIQEEIIDVERSIALIQKIITDKSPALKIAQLETQTHPKSELCKDQSQLRITKEVEDINKLMYDINMKMQQFEAQHQQLLRTRSNLESDLKSKTDALFIDRDKCMGLRRSCPISSTVKY; translated from the exons ATGCAGcctataacaaatatgctgATGGATGCTTGTCGCACGTCATATGGATTGACAACGGTACCGTTGAAGTTCCCAAATTTGGTGACCGGTTTTGATCGCAATCCCTCGCACGCGGCGCGTGCCGCGCTTTACATGCGGTATACTCGAGGTGATTGGACACAGAATCAAGTCGAGCTTTACAATGAAGCAAGTGCAAGTAGAAACTATTCCGAAAATTTGCGGAAGAAAACTACATGTTTAATACG AGAAATCGATGAAAAGGTACAGAAAGGGCAAAGGGAAAGTGATCGAAAACTCGGGGAGAGAATCATTTTCTGGAGGAATAAAGTAGCATTGGAATTAGAGAAATTAATCGTAGAaaacgataaaatgcaaaaatgtcggCATAATTTGCAAACTATAATCCAAAATCTTGAGGTGCAGTTACATATCGCGCAAGAATGTCTATATCATCGCGAGTTGAGGAAag gTATTGATTTGGTTCATGATGAAGTCGAAAAAGCTCTGCTAGAAGAAATCGAAACGGTGAGAAATtgtgaaaagaaattaaatcaattcaCGGATAAATGTACCAATCAG TTAACAAACGGCAGAGCCGCACAACATCAACTGCAAATTGATATACAAAACGAAGAAAGAACCTTAGGATTCGACAGGGTTTGTCATCAGATGAACAATTTTAGTCGAGGTCTGCAAGACTATGGTAGTACAGAAACATATCCCTG TACTACTGGGACTGAATCTTGGATGGAAGTGTCAAACagtataatgaaaaaatcgCAGACAGAGCAAGCAAAATCGTGCAAACTGCGAAGTGACACGGACAGCGTTATAAATGCAGTAAGCTATGAGACATTCAAGGCTTGGGTTGAAACCAATAAAGCGTTGGACAAACGAGTTGCCGAGATGTTAgaagcaaagaaaaaattacaaatgcaTTTACAAAAG aTTCAAGAAGAGATCATCGATGTCGAGAGGAGTATAGCATTAATACAAAAGATCATCACTGATAAAAGTCCAGCATTGAAAATTGCGCAACTTGAGACCCAGACGCATCCGAAAAGTGAATTGTGCAAGGATCAATCTCAACTCAG gaTAACTAAAGAGGTAGaggatattaataaattaatgtatgatataaatatgaaaatgcaACAGTTTGAGGCACAACATCAGCAACTCTTACGCACGAGATCTAATTTGGAAAGCGATTTGAAGTCCAAGACAGATGCATTGTTCATCGATAGAGATAAGTGTATGGGACTCAGAAGAAGCTGTCCGATTTCGTCGACTGTGAAATACTGA
- the LOC105837233 gene encoding glycerol-3-phosphate acyltransferase 1, mitochondrial isoform X1: protein MDGLIEIFLFCGVLCYFFNLRPNKMVDVLSTRLQEVYAKWETRTEVTRNTEPTTRFSLDGLRRAGLQVHRRKIQDREVSRKIRDQSLYSIKETEPLAPMIRHKSTFLHYCCNTCTPASRDTLVKSVLKQQQQQPYGVNLLLVKPGSTLFSKVFNYVSCVLSFKRYDYPMVTETVLNDEKLKEAIKLTALETVNNEGCSEEKALAKAKARAKSILLQMESRCSDTLLKIVAWLVYKLLPRFIQSAVVLPSQIELLKQADNTGLPMILLPLHRSHLDYTMISFLMVVNNIRNPLIAAGDNLKIPFFGWLLRGLGAFFIKRRIDPVAGRKDFLYRATLQTYIMESLRAGHNIEFFVEGGRTRTGKPCMPKSGILSVIVDAYIDGTIEDAFLIPVAINYERLVDGNFVREQLGQPKKMETFMSTIKGMWSTLMGHYGIVKIDFCQPFSLREMVKAFQTQQTKLALRTSPERPLKYTMSNTSLYGTDVVVEEQRQLIDSIARHVVYDSCKSMPIMSTNVVAFLLLNKFRDGCTLDKLVEAFDSIRQELEFGDKNVAFCGETVDIINHALHILGPGLVTQQRQEITEVVDSDQSYKSNIVIAIRPVSILPNVIELSYYSNTMLLYYVMDSIVVTALYAELQSQLNDPIAIAENNITVLQKNLLERAFKLCDILRYEFIFCRPCQDMRDIIIETIQNLSHKGIISQKEEAYLENELWSKRYAKNFDDSSDEEYSREREIDKIEYKLSLLPEHSSHMEFLHTILRPLIDTYTCSAFNLRKLVNRSLNERELVQEVLSEIKTKVDGGAVSYGESLCVDPIKNSLRLFEKWGVLECHMQENVKIFYLKEDCDTDAATKNVYDTIAVFKWVRNMD, encoded by the exons ACCCAATAAAATGGTGGACGTATTGTCGACGCGCCTACAGGAGGTGTACGCCAAATGGGAAACCAGGACGGAAGTGACGCGAAATACGGAACCGACCACTCGATTTTCGCTAGACG GTCTCCGACGAGCCGGGCTGCAAGTCCATCGAAGGAAGATCCAGGACCGGGAGGTGTCGCGCAAGATACGCGACCAGTCGTTGTACAGCATCAAGGAGACCGAGCCGCTGGCGCCTATGATCAGACATAAGTCCACGTTCCTGCATTACTGCTGCAACACTTGCACTCCCGCTTCCAGA GATACGTTAGTAAAATCGGTGCTcaaacagcagcagcaacaaccaTACGGTGTAAACTTACTGTTAGTAAAACCAGGCTCCACTCTTTTCTCGAAAGTATTCAACTATGTGTCCTGTGTCTTGAGCTTTAAGAGATATGACTATCCGATGGTCACGGAAACG GTTCTGAACGATGAGAAATTGAAAGAGGCTATCAAGCTAACCGCATTGGAGACGGTCAATAATGAGGGTTGCAGCGAGGAAAAAGCTCTTGCGAAAGCGAAAGCTAGGGCGAAGAGCATATTGCTGCAAATGGAGAGCCGATGTAGCGACACTCTTCTCAAGATAGTCGCCTGGCTGGTATACAAACTGTTGCCCCGTTTCATACAATCTGCCGTCGTGTTGCCTTCTCAAATAGAGCTGTTGAAGCAAGCGGACAATACTGGTCTGCCAATGATACTGCTGCCCCTTCACCGCAGCCACTTGGACTACACAATGATCAGCTTCCTTATGGTAGTGAATAACATAAGAAATCCGTTAATTGCAGCAGgagacaatttaaaaattccattttttgg ATGGCTTCTGAGAGGTCTAGGTGCCTTTTTCATTAAACGTCGTATCGATCCGGTAGCGGGACGCAAGGATTTTCTCTACCGCGCGACACTTCAAACGTACATCATGGAGAGTCTTCGTGCCGGACATAACATAGAATTCTTCGTGGAAGGTGGCCGCACAAGAACCGGCAAACCTTGCATGCCCAAGAGCGGTATCCTGAGCGTCATCGTCGATGCGTACATAGATGGCACTATTGAGGACGCGTTTCTGATACCTGTTGCGATCAATTACGAACGACTAGTGGACGGAAATTTCGTTAGAGAACAACTGGGGCAGCCAAAGAAAATGGAGACTTTTATGTCGACGATCAAAGGCATGTGGTCAACATTAATGGGCCATTACGGTATCGTCAAAATCGACTTCTGTCAACCGTTTTCCCTCAGG GAAATGGTAAAGGCGTTCCAAACTCAGCAGACTAAATTAGCTCTAAGAACTTCACCAGAACGACCTTTAAAATACACTATGTCTAATACGTCTCTTTATGGTACAGATGTGGTTGTAGAGGAACAACGTCAATTGATTGACAGCATTGCTCGACACGTTGTGTATG ACTCATGCAAATCTATGCCTATTATGTCAACAAATGTTGTTGcgtttctattattaaataagttcAGAGATGGTTGTACATTGGACAAACTTGTTGAAGCTTTCGATTCAATAAGGCAGGAATTGGAGTTTGGTGACAAGAATGTAGCGTTCTGCGGAGAGACTGTGGATATTATTAATCATGCG CTGCATATCTTGGGACCGGGTTTGGTGACGCAACAGCGGCAAGAAATCACTGAAGTCGTTGACAGCGATCAGTCCTATAAATCGAACATCGTCATAGCGATCCGTCCTGTGTCAATTCTACCGAATGTGATCGAGCTGTCGTACTACAGCAACACTATGTTGCTATACTATGTTATGGACAGTATAGTAG TAACTGCTTTGTACGCTGAATTGCAGTCCCAGCTTAACGATCCGATCGCGATcgctgaaaataatattacagtacttcaaaaaaatttacttgagCGAGCGTTCAAGTTGTGCGACATTCTTAGGTACGAGTTTATTTTCTGCAGGCCTTGCCAGGACATGAGAGACATAATTATCGAAACGATACAAAATCTTTCGCATAAGGGTATTATTTCACAGAAAGAG GAAGCTTATCTAGAGAATGAACTCTGGAGCAAAagatatgcaaaaaattttgatgacaGCTCGGACGAGGAATACTCGAGAGAACGGGAAATCgacaaaattgaatataaa ctgaGTCTATTGCCAGAACATTCTAGTCATATggaatttttacatacaatatTACGTCCATTAATTGATACATATACGTGCAGTGCTTTCAATTTGAGGAAATTGGTTAACCGATCGCTTAATGAACGAGAATTAGTTCAAGAAGTATTGAGCGAAATTAAAACCAAAGTGGACGGAGGTGCAGTTAGTTATG gaGAAAGCTTGTGCGTCGATCCGATAAAGAACTCCCTTAGgctttttgaaaaatgggGTGTCTTGGAGTGCCATATgcaagaaaatgttaaaattttttacttgaaagAGGATTGCGATACGGATGCGGCAACGAAAAACGTATACGATACCATAGCAGTTTTCAAGTGGGTCAGAAATATGGACTAA
- the LOC105837233 gene encoding glycerol-3-phosphate acyltransferase 1, mitochondrial isoform X3, with translation MIRDMSEESRGFLSRWWRIVIIRGYPKNDTLVKSVLKQQQQQPYGVNLLLVKPGSTLFSKVFNYVSCVLSFKRYDYPMVTETVLNDEKLKEAIKLTALETVNNEGCSEEKALAKAKARAKSILLQMESRCSDTLLKIVAWLVYKLLPRFIQSAVVLPSQIELLKQADNTGLPMILLPLHRSHLDYTMISFLMVVNNIRNPLIAAGDNLKIPFFGWLLRGLGAFFIKRRIDPVAGRKDFLYRATLQTYIMESLRAGHNIEFFVEGGRTRTGKPCMPKSGILSVIVDAYIDGTIEDAFLIPVAINYERLVDGNFVREQLGQPKKMETFMSTIKGMWSTLMGHYGIVKIDFCQPFSLREMVKAFQTQQTKLALRTSPERPLKYTMSNTSLYGTDVVVEEQRQLIDSIARHVVYDSCKSMPIMSTNVVAFLLLNKFRDGCTLDKLVEAFDSIRQELEFGDKNVAFCGETVDIINHALHILGPGLVTQQRQEITEVVDSDQSYKSNIVIAIRPVSILPNVIELSYYSNTMLLYYVMDSIVVTALYAELQSQLNDPIAIAENNITVLQKNLLERAFKLCDILRYEFIFCRPCQDMRDIIIETIQNLSHKGIISQKEEAYLENELWSKRYAKNFDDSSDEEYSREREIDKIEYKLSLLPEHSSHMEFLHTILRPLIDTYTCSAFNLRKLVNRSLNERELVQEVLSEIKTKVDGGAVSYGESLCVDPIKNSLRLFEKWGVLECHMQENVKIFYLKEDCDTDAATKNVYDTIAVFKWVRNMD, from the exons ATGATAAGAGACATGAGTGAGGAATCACGTGGATTCTTATCACGCTGGTGGCGTATTGTTATTATTCGTGGGTATCCAAAAAAT GATACGTTAGTAAAATCGGTGCTcaaacagcagcagcaacaaccaTACGGTGTAAACTTACTGTTAGTAAAACCAGGCTCCACTCTTTTCTCGAAAGTATTCAACTATGTGTCCTGTGTCTTGAGCTTTAAGAGATATGACTATCCGATGGTCACGGAAACG GTTCTGAACGATGAGAAATTGAAAGAGGCTATCAAGCTAACCGCATTGGAGACGGTCAATAATGAGGGTTGCAGCGAGGAAAAAGCTCTTGCGAAAGCGAAAGCTAGGGCGAAGAGCATATTGCTGCAAATGGAGAGCCGATGTAGCGACACTCTTCTCAAGATAGTCGCCTGGCTGGTATACAAACTGTTGCCCCGTTTCATACAATCTGCCGTCGTGTTGCCTTCTCAAATAGAGCTGTTGAAGCAAGCGGACAATACTGGTCTGCCAATGATACTGCTGCCCCTTCACCGCAGCCACTTGGACTACACAATGATCAGCTTCCTTATGGTAGTGAATAACATAAGAAATCCGTTAATTGCAGCAGgagacaatttaaaaattccattttttgg ATGGCTTCTGAGAGGTCTAGGTGCCTTTTTCATTAAACGTCGTATCGATCCGGTAGCGGGACGCAAGGATTTTCTCTACCGCGCGACACTTCAAACGTACATCATGGAGAGTCTTCGTGCCGGACATAACATAGAATTCTTCGTGGAAGGTGGCCGCACAAGAACCGGCAAACCTTGCATGCCCAAGAGCGGTATCCTGAGCGTCATCGTCGATGCGTACATAGATGGCACTATTGAGGACGCGTTTCTGATACCTGTTGCGATCAATTACGAACGACTAGTGGACGGAAATTTCGTTAGAGAACAACTGGGGCAGCCAAAGAAAATGGAGACTTTTATGTCGACGATCAAAGGCATGTGGTCAACATTAATGGGCCATTACGGTATCGTCAAAATCGACTTCTGTCAACCGTTTTCCCTCAGG GAAATGGTAAAGGCGTTCCAAACTCAGCAGACTAAATTAGCTCTAAGAACTTCACCAGAACGACCTTTAAAATACACTATGTCTAATACGTCTCTTTATGGTACAGATGTGGTTGTAGAGGAACAACGTCAATTGATTGACAGCATTGCTCGACACGTTGTGTATG ACTCATGCAAATCTATGCCTATTATGTCAACAAATGTTGTTGcgtttctattattaaataagttcAGAGATGGTTGTACATTGGACAAACTTGTTGAAGCTTTCGATTCAATAAGGCAGGAATTGGAGTTTGGTGACAAGAATGTAGCGTTCTGCGGAGAGACTGTGGATATTATTAATCATGCG CTGCATATCTTGGGACCGGGTTTGGTGACGCAACAGCGGCAAGAAATCACTGAAGTCGTTGACAGCGATCAGTCCTATAAATCGAACATCGTCATAGCGATCCGTCCTGTGTCAATTCTACCGAATGTGATCGAGCTGTCGTACTACAGCAACACTATGTTGCTATACTATGTTATGGACAGTATAGTAG TAACTGCTTTGTACGCTGAATTGCAGTCCCAGCTTAACGATCCGATCGCGATcgctgaaaataatattacagtacttcaaaaaaatttacttgagCGAGCGTTCAAGTTGTGCGACATTCTTAGGTACGAGTTTATTTTCTGCAGGCCTTGCCAGGACATGAGAGACATAATTATCGAAACGATACAAAATCTTTCGCATAAGGGTATTATTTCACAGAAAGAG GAAGCTTATCTAGAGAATGAACTCTGGAGCAAAagatatgcaaaaaattttgatgacaGCTCGGACGAGGAATACTCGAGAGAACGGGAAATCgacaaaattgaatataaa ctgaGTCTATTGCCAGAACATTCTAGTCATATggaatttttacatacaatatTACGTCCATTAATTGATACATATACGTGCAGTGCTTTCAATTTGAGGAAATTGGTTAACCGATCGCTTAATGAACGAGAATTAGTTCAAGAAGTATTGAGCGAAATTAAAACCAAAGTGGACGGAGGTGCAGTTAGTTATG gaGAAAGCTTGTGCGTCGATCCGATAAAGAACTCCCTTAGgctttttgaaaaatgggGTGTCTTGGAGTGCCATATgcaagaaaatgttaaaattttttacttgaaagAGGATTGCGATACGGATGCGGCAACGAAAAACGTATACGATACCATAGCAGTTTTCAAGTGGGTCAGAAATATGGACTAA
- the LOC105837233 gene encoding glycerol-3-phosphate acyltransferase 1, mitochondrial isoform X2 — translation MVDVLSTRLQEVYAKWETRTEVTRNTEPTTRFSLDGLRRAGLQVHRRKIQDREVSRKIRDQSLYSIKETEPLAPMIRHKSTFLHYCCNTCTPASRDTLVKSVLKQQQQQPYGVNLLLVKPGSTLFSKVFNYVSCVLSFKRYDYPMVTETVLNDEKLKEAIKLTALETVNNEGCSEEKALAKAKARAKSILLQMESRCSDTLLKIVAWLVYKLLPRFIQSAVVLPSQIELLKQADNTGLPMILLPLHRSHLDYTMISFLMVVNNIRNPLIAAGDNLKIPFFGWLLRGLGAFFIKRRIDPVAGRKDFLYRATLQTYIMESLRAGHNIEFFVEGGRTRTGKPCMPKSGILSVIVDAYIDGTIEDAFLIPVAINYERLVDGNFVREQLGQPKKMETFMSTIKGMWSTLMGHYGIVKIDFCQPFSLREMVKAFQTQQTKLALRTSPERPLKYTMSNTSLYGTDVVVEEQRQLIDSIARHVVYDSCKSMPIMSTNVVAFLLLNKFRDGCTLDKLVEAFDSIRQELEFGDKNVAFCGETVDIINHALHILGPGLVTQQRQEITEVVDSDQSYKSNIVIAIRPVSILPNVIELSYYSNTMLLYYVMDSIVVTALYAELQSQLNDPIAIAENNITVLQKNLLERAFKLCDILRYEFIFCRPCQDMRDIIIETIQNLSHKGIISQKEEAYLENELWSKRYAKNFDDSSDEEYSREREIDKIEYKLSLLPEHSSHMEFLHTILRPLIDTYTCSAFNLRKLVNRSLNERELVQEVLSEIKTKVDGGAVSYGESLCVDPIKNSLRLFEKWGVLECHMQENVKIFYLKEDCDTDAATKNVYDTIAVFKWVRNMD, via the exons ATGGTGGACGTATTGTCGACGCGCCTACAGGAGGTGTACGCCAAATGGGAAACCAGGACGGAAGTGACGCGAAATACGGAACCGACCACTCGATTTTCGCTAGACG GTCTCCGACGAGCCGGGCTGCAAGTCCATCGAAGGAAGATCCAGGACCGGGAGGTGTCGCGCAAGATACGCGACCAGTCGTTGTACAGCATCAAGGAGACCGAGCCGCTGGCGCCTATGATCAGACATAAGTCCACGTTCCTGCATTACTGCTGCAACACTTGCACTCCCGCTTCCAGA GATACGTTAGTAAAATCGGTGCTcaaacagcagcagcaacaaccaTACGGTGTAAACTTACTGTTAGTAAAACCAGGCTCCACTCTTTTCTCGAAAGTATTCAACTATGTGTCCTGTGTCTTGAGCTTTAAGAGATATGACTATCCGATGGTCACGGAAACG GTTCTGAACGATGAGAAATTGAAAGAGGCTATCAAGCTAACCGCATTGGAGACGGTCAATAATGAGGGTTGCAGCGAGGAAAAAGCTCTTGCGAAAGCGAAAGCTAGGGCGAAGAGCATATTGCTGCAAATGGAGAGCCGATGTAGCGACACTCTTCTCAAGATAGTCGCCTGGCTGGTATACAAACTGTTGCCCCGTTTCATACAATCTGCCGTCGTGTTGCCTTCTCAAATAGAGCTGTTGAAGCAAGCGGACAATACTGGTCTGCCAATGATACTGCTGCCCCTTCACCGCAGCCACTTGGACTACACAATGATCAGCTTCCTTATGGTAGTGAATAACATAAGAAATCCGTTAATTGCAGCAGgagacaatttaaaaattccattttttgg ATGGCTTCTGAGAGGTCTAGGTGCCTTTTTCATTAAACGTCGTATCGATCCGGTAGCGGGACGCAAGGATTTTCTCTACCGCGCGACACTTCAAACGTACATCATGGAGAGTCTTCGTGCCGGACATAACATAGAATTCTTCGTGGAAGGTGGCCGCACAAGAACCGGCAAACCTTGCATGCCCAAGAGCGGTATCCTGAGCGTCATCGTCGATGCGTACATAGATGGCACTATTGAGGACGCGTTTCTGATACCTGTTGCGATCAATTACGAACGACTAGTGGACGGAAATTTCGTTAGAGAACAACTGGGGCAGCCAAAGAAAATGGAGACTTTTATGTCGACGATCAAAGGCATGTGGTCAACATTAATGGGCCATTACGGTATCGTCAAAATCGACTTCTGTCAACCGTTTTCCCTCAGG GAAATGGTAAAGGCGTTCCAAACTCAGCAGACTAAATTAGCTCTAAGAACTTCACCAGAACGACCTTTAAAATACACTATGTCTAATACGTCTCTTTATGGTACAGATGTGGTTGTAGAGGAACAACGTCAATTGATTGACAGCATTGCTCGACACGTTGTGTATG ACTCATGCAAATCTATGCCTATTATGTCAACAAATGTTGTTGcgtttctattattaaataagttcAGAGATGGTTGTACATTGGACAAACTTGTTGAAGCTTTCGATTCAATAAGGCAGGAATTGGAGTTTGGTGACAAGAATGTAGCGTTCTGCGGAGAGACTGTGGATATTATTAATCATGCG CTGCATATCTTGGGACCGGGTTTGGTGACGCAACAGCGGCAAGAAATCACTGAAGTCGTTGACAGCGATCAGTCCTATAAATCGAACATCGTCATAGCGATCCGTCCTGTGTCAATTCTACCGAATGTGATCGAGCTGTCGTACTACAGCAACACTATGTTGCTATACTATGTTATGGACAGTATAGTAG TAACTGCTTTGTACGCTGAATTGCAGTCCCAGCTTAACGATCCGATCGCGATcgctgaaaataatattacagtacttcaaaaaaatttacttgagCGAGCGTTCAAGTTGTGCGACATTCTTAGGTACGAGTTTATTTTCTGCAGGCCTTGCCAGGACATGAGAGACATAATTATCGAAACGATACAAAATCTTTCGCATAAGGGTATTATTTCACAGAAAGAG GAAGCTTATCTAGAGAATGAACTCTGGAGCAAAagatatgcaaaaaattttgatgacaGCTCGGACGAGGAATACTCGAGAGAACGGGAAATCgacaaaattgaatataaa ctgaGTCTATTGCCAGAACATTCTAGTCATATggaatttttacatacaatatTACGTCCATTAATTGATACATATACGTGCAGTGCTTTCAATTTGAGGAAATTGGTTAACCGATCGCTTAATGAACGAGAATTAGTTCAAGAAGTATTGAGCGAAATTAAAACCAAAGTGGACGGAGGTGCAGTTAGTTATG gaGAAAGCTTGTGCGTCGATCCGATAAAGAACTCCCTTAGgctttttgaaaaatgggGTGTCTTGGAGTGCCATATgcaagaaaatgttaaaattttttacttgaaagAGGATTGCGATACGGATGCGGCAACGAAAAACGTATACGATACCATAGCAGTTTTCAAGTGGGTCAGAAATATGGACTAA